Proteins co-encoded in one Carcharodon carcharias isolate sCarCar2 chromosome 7, sCarCar2.pri, whole genome shotgun sequence genomic window:
- the cnep1r1 gene encoding nuclear envelope phosphatase-regulatory subunit 1 isoform X2 — translation MMNSLEQAEVILIVVSVCTATGAWNWLIDPETQKVSFFTSLWNHPFFTISCITLIGLFFAGIHKRVVAPSIIAARCRTVLAEYNMSCDDTGKLILKPRPHVQ, via the exons ATGATGAATTCTCTGGAACAAGCTGAAG TGATTCTCATAGTTGTTTCGGTATGTACTGCCACAGGTGCCTGGAATTGGTTAATAGATCCTGAAACACAGAAG GTATCTTTTTTCACATCGCTATGGAATCATCCATTCTTCACCATCAGCTGTATAACCCTTATTGGTTTATTCTTTGCCGGAATACATAAAAGAGTGGTTGCACCATCAAT CATAGCTGCAAGATGTCGAACTGTTTTGGCAGAGTACAATATGTCTTGTGATGAT ACTGGAAAACTAATATTAAAACCCAGGCCCCATGTCCAATGA
- the cnep1r1 gene encoding nuclear envelope phosphatase-regulatory subunit 1 isoform X1 — protein MMNSLEQAEDLKAFERRLTEYISCLQPATGRWRMILIVVSVCTATGAWNWLIDPETQKVSFFTSLWNHPFFTISCITLIGLFFAGIHKRVVAPSIIAARCRTVLAEYNMSCDDTGKLILKPRPHVQ, from the exons ATGATGAATTCTCTGGAACAAGCTGAAG ATCTCAAGGCTTTCGAGAGGAGGCTGACCGAGTACATCTCGTGTTTACAGCCGGCGACGGGACGGTGGCGAA TGATTCTCATAGTTGTTTCGGTATGTACTGCCACAGGTGCCTGGAATTGGTTAATAGATCCTGAAACACAGAAG GTATCTTTTTTCACATCGCTATGGAATCATCCATTCTTCACCATCAGCTGTATAACCCTTATTGGTTTATTCTTTGCCGGAATACATAAAAGAGTGGTTGCACCATCAAT CATAGCTGCAAGATGTCGAACTGTTTTGGCAGAGTACAATATGTCTTGTGATGAT ACTGGAAAACTAATATTAAAACCCAGGCCCCATGTCCAATGA